In the genome of Anguilla anguilla isolate fAngAng1 chromosome 15, fAngAng1.pri, whole genome shotgun sequence, the window acGTTTCCCAGCAGATGCGAGTTCACTGCATCTGCaagcttgtgattggctgcagccaGCTCACCTGTACTGAGCGGCTGGGCACTGGGATAATAGCTCTGCTGTCTGCCCCACTGCAGTGAAACCAGCAGCTGTTCCAGAGACCTGCAGGAACACAAAACATCTTTGTTACCATCGTTATTAACTCCACCAAGAAGGTTACATAATTGTGTCCGTCTGACTgtttgtctgtccgtctgtgacagacatatctggaaaagtaatggGCAGACTTCCATGAAATGTTCTGTGCACATTTATGTTCTCAAAAGGAAGAAATCTTTTGATATTGGTGACCTTTCCTCTAGCACCATCACCAGGACAAACGTATCACAAAGAGTAATGACTGGATTGCCAAGACGTTTGCTGTGCACATTCACGCGAGGGGAGATTGTTGTGCCTTGGCTGTACTCTACTGAGTGTATTCTTTCTAGTTGTAGTCTTAGTAGAGAGAGGAAGTCCAAGGAGACTCCAAGTTCCTCTTATGAATCAGGACTATGTTATGCACGTTTCTGTGAGTttggtacctgtgtgtgtgcagcatctCCCTGGAgaactcctccctctccctcagaaGGTCCTGGATGGCACTCTGGGCCTCTCGGGTCTGTCGCTGCAGAGCTACCCTTGCGTTGGTCAGCTCTTCCGCCATCACTCTAGACAAGGGACAGGACATCAGTCggttttcattctctctctcagacatggccacacacaatctctctcacacacacacactaaacagtaCCTGCTGGCGAGGAACTTGCTTCTCCAGACATCGCACTGAATACTCATGCGCTCCAGCTGTTCTGTGGTGTGGGCCAGGTTGAGACCCAGTGTCTCGTTCTCCAGTATCAGCTGATTCTTCTCCCGAGCCAGACGCTCAAAATGGTACTGCAAGTCATCCCCCACTGACGCCACCAGCAACTTTTTCAGCTCCCGGTTCACCTGCACAGAACAGGTAATTATCACAGACGTACACAGGTACTGTCTGCATCACCTCCACACACAATGTCACTATGTCATATCTGTATAGAAGCACACTGTTACACTGTCCATGCTTATTCTGATATTGCAGACTGTTCATACATCTCCACTGCACTGTTACAACAACTTAGTCATATACATACGCCTTCGTCCATTAACAACCCAGACACACAATGCTGAGGTCTTCTGCTATTGTCACACTGGCAATGCTAAGCTTACGATGTTAAGGCTGGGCTGCTTCTCTAGAGGCAATTTGTGCAATTAAAGACTGCGTGTAAAGACAATGAATAATGCAAATAAGCAGAACAGCCACCTCAGTCTGGACTCGTAGCTGGTTGGACAGTCCTTCCTTGTCCTGTAGCAGCCTGCGCTCAGAGTTCTGCAGCTTGTCCAGGGCGCTCTGCAAGTCCTGGGCCTCCTTTCGGGGGTCCGCGGGGGGCTCCTCCGCCTGTGCTGGTGCCTCGCCCTTCACCTCCCCTCCGGCCAGGCGGTTGCCCTTGCTGGGCACGTGGTGAAAGATGGCGGACCGGGGGACCACGATACGCACCGCCTCCAGCTCCGTGCACGCCTCCCTGGCCACCTTGCCCAGGTGAAGCACCCCGGGGGGTGGGGCCCTGGGGCTGTGCCGGGGCGTGGGGGCTTTCAGCAGAGTCTCTGCAACGCTCTCGACGGCGGCCGGCGGCCCATCCATCTCCATGCCATCGCCGAGGCCGCGAACGGGCACTGCAGCCGGCGCCAAGGCATCTGAAATGCAATCGCTTCATTGGAATGCAGCATTACAGAGCAGGCACTAGCAGGCGACTACGGGGTGACACCCGGGTACTACCATGTAAGTATTTCAGAAATACGACAGACAGAGCTACATACCTTTTAATGCTACAAAAGTAGACATGGTGGAGAGGCTCCTAAGCAGGACAGGAGAACCCAGGTAGATATAATGTTTGAGTGGCTGGGTAGGATGACAGTTCCACTCCTGTAATTGACACAAACGCATTTTGTCACCAAGAATATAGATAGAGTGGAAGTCTAATTGAGTAGGTCTAATCTTATCTATGAACAGCGGAGTACAGCAGTTATTGTTGTATGCACTTCAGACTGCCCTCTTCTTATCGATAGCTTTATCGGGATGAATACGTAAACAAAGAGGAAAACATCACTGAAGTTGGCGACAAAGCACCTCTTACCAAGTTTCAGGGAATCCAATGATTTAAAATCAATACCACCTGAACAACCAACTAGACACTTAGACGTTCGCTTGGCTCGTCGTTAAGTCTAGTTAGCTATTTTAAAATCGAAACTGTGCAAACTGACGCGAACCTTGTTGAGACGCCGATCTGAATAGAGCTAAATTAACAGTACAACGGTAGAGGTTAGCTTTTCCATATAAGCTTTGTCACATAAAACCTATATGAccaacaaaatatctatgatAATGTTAAATTCTCCGtcctttataaaatatttacaagtgTACAGCTCACCTGTCTCAAACAAACGGTCACACCACAGCCGCCATCTTCTCCGAGTTAGCGGAAGTTGTTGGCCGTTGTCACGaagaaaggaaaacaggaagttgtGGGTGGGTAGCTCTTGCCCTTAGTTCGCTAAACAATGCTTATtttatcaaaacaaaatgtatttcctaAACTTTAcgtgaaatatgtttaataattACACTTATTTAGGATTTGTGTTCAGGGATTCAACGTGGCAGATGACGCCCCATGAGACAATAATAATAGCGGAACTATTAGAACACCGGTACCTAGTAACCAGAAGGAACGTAAATATTGAGGGACAGTTTAGCACGGTGAAATCGGGTGAAATGCTTAATAATGAGTGTGaagaacttttattttgaaatgttattaaagtatttttatatcgctaaaaaagatatatttaaaatattttaaaatgacgcGCAATGCAGCATGAGGGGGAATTTTATTAGCGAGAGTAGTGAGTAGTAAGAccttgaattttgaaaaacagagagaacgGGCTCAGTCTTGTTAGCTTCAGTGAGGTGAGCAGCATATTCAAAGAAAAATTGCACTGCAATGTTATTAAACACCTATAGATATATACCACATAAGCTATAGTTACCCTctttatgtataaaaatgcatataactTAATATATACTTATAGATACAGCGTACTTACTGTACTTACGTACAGCGTAAGTTCAACAAGTTCAGATCACGTGTAGTTACTTGGCTAGCTATAAGGTTCACTTCTAAGAGTCCCGGGACCACTATAGTAAGGAGCTAGCGACCAGCTAGTTTGCTGCTATTAGTATAAAgagataaaataaagacaacACAGCGGATGGTTAAACCACTGTATATTGTGTAATTGCAGGTGTCTTTCCGGAGCGTCATGGGAGTGCACGGACTGTGGAAGTTGCTGGAAAGCACGGGGAAGCCGATCAATCCAGAGACGCTGGAGGGAAAGGTTCTCGCTGTCGGTATCCTTGCCTGAAATATTACAGCTTGTCAAATCAACAAGGATTGATCATTCATAACTGCTCGCGAAACGTGCTTTCTAGTGTTAATTTCCATTGTGGGGTCATTTCCTTGGGCTGCCACTGAACAGGTTCTCTGGAGCTCTGATGCAAGATCCCACAATGTCCAATCCGAAGCTAGTCCGGAGGtttctgctcctcccccacacCAGTATAAATTGTTGGTCAAATGTCGGTGTTACTAATTGGTTTCAGTCGCTCTGTCCCGACCCTCAACTAAGACTCAACTAGATCAACAATAAAATTTCTCACACTTCACTATTCATTGGTGACATTTAAATAGTGACATTCATTAAACTAAATGTACTTCCAGAAGTTCACCAACAAAGTAACATTATATACTCAATACTTATTCCCACCCTTGTTAAATTTCATAAAaagcattgtttgtttttatttggacAGTTGCTGTGACAGTAAGACCAGTCAAAATCCCAGATTTATTGTGcactgcgtgagtgtgtgtatagtccTCAGCCCGGCCGTACAGACATCAGTATATGGCTGAATCAGGCCGTGAAGGGAGTAAGGGATCGTGATGGCAACAGTGTCCAGAATGCTCACCTCCTCACACTCTTTCACCGCCTCTGCAAGCTGCTCTTCTTCCGCATCAAACCCGTATTCGTCTTCGATGGCGACACGCCATTCCTCAAGAGGGAGACTGTGGTGAGTGttcagggagagagactgacagagaaTGACTGTGGCGAGTGTGTTCACGGAGAAACGGACTGGTACAGAAAGACTGGTGACCACAGGTAGCAGGGACAGCCGGTTTACACGGAGGGAGAAGAGTGTTAATCTCACCCTCGTCGTTCTCAGGCCAAACGGAGACAGAGGAAAGAGGAGGTGAACAGGGAGTCCAAGGAGACCACTGAGAAATACCTCAAGACCTTCCTGAAAAGACAAGCGATTAAAGCTGCACTGGGGGAGAAGAGGTGAGGAAGGAAACGAAAGAGTGCATAATGATAGGATTCAAGATTCAAGAAACTTTATTGCCACATAACTAGGATGgtggtatttgttttcaggACAGCATGGTAGCTCTGaatacaaaaaggaaaagagcaCAATAgccactgaaacacaaacaccacagtTTCATAAATAAGAGTTCAGTTGCGTTCCGGTGGCCAGCGTCATCTGGCCATTCAGCCTAGCTAGGCTTACCATTTACTTACAATGTAGCGAGTATCCAGCTCTGCTCAAGCCTGGACTTGGACACCACAAGTGACACTGCCTCGGCTACATG includes:
- the blzf1 gene encoding golgin-45, producing MSTFVALKDALAPAAVPVRGLGDGMEMDGPPAAVESVAETLLKAPTPRHSPRAPPPGVLHLGKVAREACTELEAVRIVVPRSAIFHHVPSKGNRLAGGEVKGEAPAQAEEPPADPRKEAQDLQSALDKLQNSERRLLQDKEGLSNQLRVQTEVNRELKKLLVASVGDDLQYHFERLAREKNQLILENETLGLNLAHTTEQLERMSIQCDVWRSKFLASRVMAEELTNARVALQRQTREAQSAIQDLLREREEFSREMLHTHRSLEQLLVSLQWGRQQSYYPSAQPLSTGELAAANHKLADAVNSHLLGNVGSSSSSLKSDQTSELCNTPAEKMAEKVLRILDPISCSDNKFASPLPESPPSAFLPSKKSIGRFHPYTRYENITFNCCERCSGELIVL